From Draconibacterium halophilum, one genomic window encodes:
- a CDS encoding alpha/beta hydrolase family protein — protein sequence MMKSLKKLTTFCIVSLLCYGAAAQVDIGYQKPPKEILELIDAPAVPSAVFDAKNENIVLLHRNQFKSIAELSEPELRLAGLRINPVTNIGSRTRYYSHISLMKVGESEEIEVGNVPTSERLANFTWSPDQSKMAFTNTVNEGVELWVLDINKAACKKLTDAKLNANIGSAFEWFEDNNQLLVKMLPTDKKLLIDKATAVPSGPKVSVSDGEEAQNRTYQDLLKDKADEFNFKQLVRSTLYTVDLEGNTSQWKETAMYTGLSFSPDGEYILVSTLGEPFSYIVPYYRFPSKTTIYDKSGVLVKVIREVPLEEVRPKGFMSTTKEMRSLRWRADKPATVFYVKALDGGDPAVEVDYRDELFTVDAPFSGEPKSILKTQQRFDRIIWGNDAIAIATDEWWNTRNEKTYLFSPGDPSVGPEILFDRNSNDRYNDPGSFVTTKNELGTYTLEMGKNTLYLTGRGYSAEGRRPFFDAYDLKTKETERLWRADGETTLENIIRVIDAQKGVLLTRVETSTLYPNYYIRNIKKRIAPQPVTFFKNPYQSIANIHKEIINYKRKDGLDLSGTLYLPAGYDMDKKEKLPMIMWAYPREYKDKSTAGQVTSSPHTFTYPSYGSIIFWVTRGYAVLDDAAFPIVGEGDKEPNDSFREQLVANAKAAIDAVDELGYIDRERVAVGGHSYGAFMTANLLSHSDLFAAGIARSGAYNRTLTPFGFQREERSYWEAPEVYYTMSPFMHADKMKTPLLLIHGIADNNSGTYPMQSERYFNALKGLGAPVRLVMLPKESHGYSARESILHLLWEQDQWLEKYVKNKK from the coding sequence ATGATGAAATCTTTGAAAAAACTCACTACATTTTGTATTGTTTCTCTCCTATGTTATGGAGCTGCTGCCCAAGTAGATATCGGATACCAAAAACCACCTAAAGAAATACTGGAGTTAATAGATGCTCCGGCAGTACCTTCGGCGGTTTTCGATGCCAAAAATGAAAATATCGTTTTGCTGCATCGTAATCAGTTTAAAAGTATTGCCGAGTTGTCGGAACCCGAATTACGTTTAGCGGGATTACGTATTAACCCGGTTACCAATATTGGCAGCAGAACACGTTATTACTCCCACATTTCGCTTATGAAAGTTGGCGAATCGGAAGAAATTGAGGTTGGCAATGTCCCAACAAGCGAGCGCCTTGCCAATTTTACCTGGTCACCCGACCAAAGCAAGATGGCTTTTACCAACACCGTTAACGAGGGGGTTGAATTATGGGTGCTGGATATTAACAAAGCAGCATGTAAAAAGCTAACTGATGCGAAACTTAACGCAAATATTGGTTCTGCATTTGAGTGGTTTGAAGACAACAACCAGCTTCTTGTTAAAATGCTGCCGACCGACAAAAAGCTTCTGATAGATAAAGCTACTGCTGTACCAAGCGGTCCAAAAGTTTCGGTTAGCGATGGCGAAGAGGCACAAAACCGTACTTACCAGGATTTGTTAAAAGACAAGGCCGATGAGTTCAACTTCAAACAATTGGTTCGTTCAACACTTTACACTGTTGATTTGGAAGGAAATACTTCGCAATGGAAGGAAACAGCCATGTACACCGGATTGAGTTTTTCTCCTGATGGTGAATATATTTTAGTTTCAACGCTTGGTGAGCCTTTCTCGTATATTGTTCCTTATTATCGGTTCCCATCTAAAACTACCATTTACGATAAGTCAGGCGTGCTGGTAAAGGTAATTCGCGAAGTTCCGCTGGAAGAAGTTCGGCCAAAAGGATTTATGTCTACCACTAAAGAAATGCGCAGCCTGCGCTGGCGTGCCGACAAACCGGCAACTGTTTTTTATGTGAAAGCACTTGATGGAGGCGACCCTGCTGTTGAGGTTGATTATAGAGACGAGCTGTTTACAGTTGACGCCCCGTTTAGCGGTGAACCAAAATCTATTCTAAAAACACAACAACGATTTGATCGGATTATTTGGGGAAACGATGCTATTGCAATTGCTACCGATGAGTGGTGGAATACCCGAAACGAAAAAACATATCTCTTCAGCCCAGGCGATCCATCAGTGGGTCCGGAAATTCTTTTTGACCGAAATTCAAACGACCGATACAATGATCCCGGATCGTTTGTAACAACAAAAAACGAATTAGGAACTTACACGCTCGAGATGGGTAAAAACACATTATATCTTACCGGGCGTGGTTATTCTGCGGAAGGAAGGCGCCCTTTTTTCGATGCCTACGACCTTAAAACAAAAGAAACAGAACGCTTATGGCGTGCCGACGGAGAAACAACTTTAGAAAACATTATACGAGTTATTGATGCGCAAAAAGGTGTACTGTTAACGCGCGTTGAAACCAGCACACTATATCCGAATTACTACATAAGAAACATAAAAAAACGTATTGCGCCTCAGCCGGTTACCTTCTTCAAAAATCCATACCAAAGCATTGCCAACATTCACAAAGAGATTATTAATTACAAACGTAAAGATGGATTGGATTTATCGGGAACGTTGTATCTGCCGGCCGGTTACGATATGGACAAAAAAGAAAAGCTACCAATGATAATGTGGGCATATCCGCGCGAATATAAAGACAAATCAACTGCCGGACAGGTTACCTCGTCGCCACATACTTTTACTTACCCGTCGTACGGATCGATTATTTTTTGGGTAACAAGAGGCTATGCCGTTCTCGACGATGCCGCCTTCCCAATTGTTGGCGAAGGAGATAAAGAACCCAACGACAGTTTTCGCGAACAACTAGTGGCAAATGCCAAAGCGGCTATTGATGCTGTTGACGAACTGGGTTATATCGATCGTGAACGTGTTGCTGTTGGCGGCCACTCATACGGTGCTTTTATGACTGCCAACTTACTGTCTCATTCCGATTTATTTGCTGCCGGAATTGCCAGAAGTGGTGCTTACAACCGCACGCTTACTCCGTTCGGATTTCAACGCGAAGAAAGAAGCTACTGGGAAGCGCCTGAAGTTTATTACACCATGAGTCCGTTTATGCATGCCGACAAAATGAAAACACCATTGTTGCTTATTCACGGAATTGCCGATAACAACTCCGGAACTTACCCGATGCAAAGCGAGCGCTATTTTAATGCCTTGAAAGGTTTGGGAGCCCCGGTTCGTCTGGTAATGCTACCAAAAGAAAGTCATGGCTACTCAGCTCGCGAATCGATTTTGCATTTGCTTTGGGAGCAGGATCAATGGTTGGAAAAGTATGTAAAGAATAAGAAATAA
- the lpxB gene encoding lipid-A-disaccharide synthase: MRYYIIAGEASGDLHGSNLMKELKVADKQADFRFFGGDKMQAVGGELVKHYREMAFMGFVNVILNIRTIKQNMEFCKKDLLNFKPDVIILIDYPGFNLRIAEFAKQNNIKVYYYISPKLWAWKEYRVKKVRAFVDELFTIFPFETAFYKKHGIDVNYVGNPLFDSIKEFEKTAQSEADFKAKNDLDDRPIIALLAGSRVQEIKGTLPVMKKAVEGRNDYQIVLAGVSSVDKELYDEILKGSNIKVLYESTYDLLNNAHTALVASGTAALETALFQVPQTVLYKVEGGVLVHYIMAAVLKIDWVSLPNIILGKMAVKELLQKNMTVKKVTAELDRILEDETYRKRILSDYQEMQKLMGEPECSKRAAEKMIELLSLDSEHKS; the protein is encoded by the coding sequence ATGCGGTATTACATTATAGCCGGCGAGGCATCGGGCGATTTGCACGGTTCAAATCTGATGAAGGAATTGAAGGTTGCCGATAAACAAGCTGATTTTCGTTTTTTTGGCGGCGATAAAATGCAGGCTGTTGGTGGCGAGTTAGTGAAGCATTACCGCGAAATGGCATTTATGGGTTTTGTGAATGTGATCCTGAATATCAGGACCATTAAACAAAATATGGAGTTCTGCAAAAAAGATTTGCTCAACTTTAAACCCGATGTTATCATCCTGATCGATTATCCCGGCTTTAACCTGCGAATTGCCGAGTTTGCCAAACAAAACAACATAAAAGTTTACTATTATATTTCACCAAAACTGTGGGCGTGGAAAGAATACCGCGTAAAAAAAGTGCGTGCTTTTGTTGATGAACTATTTACTATTTTTCCGTTTGAAACAGCGTTTTACAAAAAGCACGGCATCGATGTAAATTATGTCGGGAATCCGCTGTTTGATTCGATTAAGGAATTCGAAAAAACAGCGCAGTCGGAGGCCGATTTTAAAGCAAAAAATGATTTGGATGACCGCCCGATAATTGCTTTGCTGGCCGGCAGTCGTGTGCAGGAGATTAAAGGAACTCTGCCCGTAATGAAAAAGGCTGTTGAAGGCCGGAATGATTACCAGATTGTGTTGGCCGGAGTTTCGTCGGTCGATAAAGAATTATATGACGAAATTTTAAAGGGAAGCAACATAAAAGTGCTTTACGAATCTACTTATGATTTGCTGAATAACGCGCATACGGCTTTGGTAGCTTCGGGAACAGCAGCCTTGGAAACAGCTTTGTTTCAGGTGCCGCAGACCGTGCTTTACAAAGTTGAAGGTGGCGTGTTAGTGCATTACATTATGGCGGCAGTTTTAAAAATTGACTGGGTGTCGCTGCCTAATATTATTTTAGGTAAAATGGCGGTAAAAGAACTGCTTCAAAAAAATATGACCGTTAAAAAAGTCACGGCAGAACTGGATCGTATACTCGAAGATGAAACGTATCGAAAAAGAATTTTATCTGATTATCAGGAAATGCAAAAGCTAATGGGAGAGCCGGAGTGTTCGAAACGGGCAGCGGAAAAAATGATTGAATTATTATCTTTGGATTCTGAACATAAATCATAA
- a CDS encoding 3'-5' exonuclease: MKLHLKNALVFLDLETTGINIVTDRIVEIALVKVNVDGTEEEKLMRINPEQPIPIEASLIHGIYDEDIKDAPTFKEVAKTLAKFIEGCDLAGFNSNRFDIPLLAEEFLRAEVDVDFKKRKFIDVQAIFHKMEKRTLAAAYKFYCNQDLTDAHSAMADTKATYEVLKSQLDKYKGVEYEDPKGKKSTPVENNVDKLSEFSSYDRNVDFVGRIVYDENGVECFNFGKNKGVPVEKVLQEQPGYFGWILNSEFPLYTKKVLTQLKLKMMSK, from the coding sequence ATGAAGCTACATTTAAAAAATGCTTTGGTTTTTTTAGATCTGGAAACCACCGGAATTAACATTGTTACGGATCGAATTGTGGAGATTGCACTGGTAAAAGTAAATGTTGACGGGACAGAGGAAGAAAAACTGATGCGCATAAATCCTGAACAGCCGATTCCCATTGAGGCTTCCCTGATTCATGGAATTTACGATGAGGATATAAAAGACGCCCCAACATTTAAAGAAGTGGCAAAAACGCTGGCTAAATTTATTGAAGGATGTGATCTTGCCGGTTTTAATTCCAATCGTTTCGATATCCCGTTACTGGCCGAAGAGTTTTTGCGTGCCGAGGTTGATGTAGACTTTAAAAAACGCAAATTTATTGATGTGCAGGCCATATTCCATAAAATGGAAAAACGGACACTGGCAGCCGCATACAAATTCTATTGTAATCAGGATTTAACCGATGCACACAGCGCAATGGCCGATACAAAAGCTACCTATGAAGTATTAAAATCGCAGCTCGATAAATACAAAGGAGTGGAGTATGAAGATCCCAAAGGGAAAAAATCGACGCCCGTTGAGAACAATGTAGATAAGTTGAGTGAATTCTCTTCGTACGATCGGAATGTTGATTTTGTTGGCCGCATTGTTTACGATGAAAATGGAGTAGAATGTTTTAATTTTGGAAAGAACAAAGGTGTGCCGGTGGAGAAGGTTTTGCAGGAACAGCCCGGCTACTTTGGCTGGATTCTAAACAGCGAATTCCCTCTTTATACTAAAAAGGTGCTTACACAATTGAAATTGAAAATGATGAGCAAGTAA
- a CDS encoding YkgJ family cysteine cluster protein, whose protein sequence is MNTNLQFEQLEKAFFHDGYQLGMKAVEANMEQEALHQSLKEMYAAIDGLIDSLFVYARQQNQSIDCKRGCSWCCHQPVFALDYELDYLKAAVNKSFDAETISGIAEKAKQKQTKLSLLKGDDLMNAKHPCPLLKDKTCMAYDARPMACRIYLSSDVKSCVHFYNHPDDKTTYPALLDMPMRLGRMMNEGFKAALKTNAVEAKEYRIEEKLI, encoded by the coding sequence ATGAACACAAACCTGCAATTTGAACAACTGGAAAAAGCCTTCTTTCACGATGGCTATCAACTGGGTATGAAGGCAGTTGAGGCGAATATGGAACAGGAAGCGTTGCACCAATCTTTAAAAGAAATGTATGCGGCAATTGACGGACTGATTGATTCGTTGTTTGTTTATGCCCGGCAACAAAACCAAAGTATCGATTGCAAACGAGGCTGCAGCTGGTGTTGCCACCAACCGGTTTTTGCGCTGGACTACGAGCTGGATTATTTAAAGGCCGCTGTAAACAAGTCTTTTGACGCTGAAACGATCTCGGGAATAGCAGAAAAAGCAAAACAAAAACAAACCAAACTGAGCCTTTTAAAAGGCGATGATCTGATGAATGCAAAACATCCCTGCCCTCTGTTAAAAGACAAAACCTGCATGGCTTACGATGCCCGCCCGATGGCCTGCCGCATTTATCTTTCGTCAGATGTGAAAAGCTGTGTTCACTTTTATAACCACCCCGATGATAAAACCACCTACCCTGCTCTTTTGGATATGCCCATGCGCCTGGGACGAATGATGAATGAAGGATTTAAAGCGGCACTAAAAACCAATGCTGTTGAGGCAAAAGAATATCGTATTGAAGAGAAACTAATCTAA
- a CDS encoding fumarylacetoacetate hydrolase family protein: MKIICIGRNYVAHAKELGNDIPEEPIFFMKPDTALLRNNDPFYIPEWTNEVHHEIELVVKINRIGKNIEKRFAHRYYNEIGLGIDFTARDVQAQLKAKGLPWEKAKAFDKSAVLSSTFLPKTIFPDQEAIGFRLDINGATVQESHSGLMIFDFDELIANISKYVTLKIGDLIYTGTPANVGSVAIGDRLEGYLEDKKLFDFEVK, encoded by the coding sequence ATGAAAATAATTTGCATAGGAAGAAATTACGTGGCTCACGCCAAAGAGTTGGGGAACGATATTCCTGAGGAGCCTATTTTTTTTATGAAGCCCGATACCGCGTTACTGCGCAACAACGATCCGTTTTATATTCCGGAATGGACCAACGAAGTGCATCACGAAATAGAGTTGGTGGTGAAGATAAATCGCATTGGTAAAAATATTGAAAAGCGATTTGCACACCGTTATTACAACGAAATTGGTTTGGGTATAGATTTTACGGCCCGTGATGTGCAGGCGCAATTAAAAGCTAAAGGATTACCTTGGGAAAAAGCAAAAGCTTTTGATAAATCGGCAGTTTTAAGTAGCACCTTTTTGCCCAAAACGATTTTCCCCGATCAGGAAGCAATTGGTTTCCGATTAGATATTAACGGAGCAACAGTACAGGAATCGCATTCAGGTTTGATGATCTTTGACTTTGATGAGTTGATCGCAAATATCTCGAAATACGTGACATTAAAAATTGGCGATCTGATTTACACCGGAACGCCTGCAAATGTTGGTTCGGTTGCTATTGGCGATCGTTTGGAAGGATATCTGGAAGACAAAAAGCTGTTTGACTTTGAAGTGAAGTAG
- the dnaN gene encoding DNA polymerase III subunit beta, with protein MKFVVSSTELLSHLSAISKVISSKSTMPILDNFLFQLSETELTITASDLESTLITSLELDNIEGEGAVAVPAKLITDTLKEFPEQPLTFQIDGESYLVEIYSDNGKFSIMGQNAEDFPEQPQLDEEGASSIDVSHVVLQKGIEKTLFATADDELRPVMNGIYVELTPDFMSFVASDAHKLVRYRRLDAKAEFESSFILPKKPASLLKNLLPKEEFDVKLEFDDKNAFFTLSNYKLISRLVEGNYPTYNSVIPTNNPNKMIIDRLNFFNTVKRVSVFSNQASNLVKLTISDNQLVVSAQDIDFSISAVERINCEYEGEEIEIGFKSTFLQEILTNISTSDVKVEMSDPTRAGLLLPAENEEDEDMLMLLMPMMINV; from the coding sequence ATGAAGTTTGTAGTTTCAAGCACCGAGTTACTGAGCCACCTTTCTGCAATTAGTAAGGTAATCAGCAGTAAAAGTACAATGCCAATTCTCGATAACTTCTTGTTTCAGTTAAGCGAAACAGAGTTAACCATAACAGCTTCCGATCTGGAATCGACATTAATTACCAGCCTCGAGTTGGATAATATTGAAGGCGAAGGAGCCGTTGCAGTTCCGGCCAAGTTGATCACAGATACATTGAAAGAATTTCCGGAGCAACCGCTGACATTTCAGATTGATGGCGAATCTTATCTTGTTGAAATTTATTCAGACAATGGAAAGTTCAGCATTATGGGGCAGAATGCCGAGGATTTTCCTGAGCAACCACAATTGGATGAGGAAGGTGCATCGTCTATTGATGTTAGCCATGTAGTTCTTCAGAAAGGAATTGAAAAAACGTTGTTCGCTACCGCCGACGATGAGTTGCGCCCAGTTATGAATGGTATTTACGTTGAGTTAACACCTGACTTTATGAGCTTTGTAGCTTCTGATGCGCACAAGCTTGTACGTTACCGCCGATTGGATGCAAAGGCTGAATTCGAGTCTTCATTTATTCTGCCCAAAAAACCGGCAAGTTTGTTGAAAAACCTGTTGCCAAAAGAAGAGTTTGATGTAAAATTGGAATTCGACGATAAGAATGCGTTTTTTACCTTAAGCAACTACAAACTTATCAGCCGTTTGGTAGAAGGAAATTACCCGACTTACAACTCAGTAATTCCTACTAATAATCCAAACAAAATGATCATCGATCGTCTGAATTTCTTCAACACCGTAAAACGTGTTTCAGTATTCTCAAACCAGGCGAGCAACCTTGTAAAACTGACAATTTCGGATAACCAGTTGGTGGTTTCGGCGCAAGATATTGACTTTTCTATTTCGGCAGTTGAACGCATCAATTGCGAATACGAGGGAGAAGAAATTGAAATTGGTTTCAAATCAACATTCCTGCAGGAAATTCTTACCAATATTTCAACCAGCGATGTAAAGGTTGAAATGAGCGATCCAACGCGGGCAGGCTTGTTACTTCCGGCAGAAAATGAGGAAGATGAAGACATGTTGATGCTGTTGATGCCAATGATGATAAACGTTTAA
- a CDS encoding acyl-CoA thioesterase yields the protein MNHQFELEMQVRDYECDIQGIVNNAVYQNYLEHTRHKFLNHVGLDFAQLHDDGIDAVVIKAELEYKFPLRPGDDFLVRLKIGKQGRLRIVFLQEVIRKSDEKLMVRGRITSVLTKNGRPLSPEILESKFEEAGIVLEEV from the coding sequence ATGAATCATCAATTTGAGCTTGAAATGCAGGTGCGCGATTACGAATGCGACATTCAGGGCATTGTAAACAACGCTGTTTATCAGAATTACCTGGAACATACGCGCCATAAATTTCTGAATCATGTTGGGCTTGATTTTGCACAATTACACGACGATGGAATTGATGCGGTGGTTATAAAAGCCGAATTGGAATACAAATTTCCGCTACGTCCCGGCGACGATTTTTTAGTACGTTTGAAGATTGGTAAACAAGGGCGTTTGCGCATTGTGTTTTTACAGGAGGTAATTCGTAAATCCGATGAAAAGCTGATGGTAAGAGGCCGTATTACTTCGGTACTAACAAAAAATGGCCGTCCACTTTCTCCTGAAATTCTGGAAAGTAAATTTGAAGAGGCCGGAATTGTGCTGGAGGAAGTTTAG
- the gldG gene encoding gliding motility-associated ABC transporter substrate-binding protein GldG — protein sequence MYSLFKKEIKTFLGSLIGYLAILVFLLVTGLFLWIFPGNYNIPESGYATLQGLFTLAPWLYLFLVPAITMRMFADEKRSGTIEILLTRPLADFQMVMAKFLAGLVLVVFSLLPTLLYFLSVYWLGNPVGSIDTGATWGSFMGLFFLATIYVAIGIFASSLTDNQIVSFIFGMSLSFIFYLGFEFVASAEVSYLLEQLFSWLSINDHYLSISRGVVDMRDILYFIGMAFLFLYGTTLILRKGKLRTTKAKVRAVVIPVVVLLVLAISSNFLYRIDLTAEKRYSLSEVSKQMVTGLEGPVEVELYLTGELEPGLRKIQNEVLEKIAVLNAYSSAPIRVRMFNPYSIGNIDKQEELIDDLVNKGVPRISFRHKTEQGIASKFIFPGAIIRYQNKELAVNFLKNNPYTSYENNFNHSVETIEYELVNAFRKLMRKQKSVLAFLQGHDEANQYEVADIARALSSDFEIDMMDAVDLKDSDVDILVIANPQKQFPETSKIALDQYLMKGGKLIWLIDPVQVSLDSLSKGFQTYSFPNDLNIGDQLFRYGVRLNYELLQDVNCIQIRVNTAAPGNPPRYTANPWYYSPLLTPNDDHPISRNLNWVKTEFVSSLDTVSSNSTISKEVILSTSPYARRIKAPSSVSLANINNPPARELFTQSNIPVGVLLEGVFTSNYKNRMVETYGYSSADIITESQPTQMIVIADGGMITNKVNYSTNPPKIQELGFDEVSGQVFGNKEFLINAISYLDDKQGIMQLRGRSLKMRLLDKVKLREEAAFWKWLNVLLPLLLVIVFALVYNLVRKYRYNRS from the coding sequence GTGTATAGCTTATTTAAAAAAGAAATAAAAACTTTTCTCGGGTCGTTAATCGGTTACCTGGCCATTCTGGTTTTTTTATTGGTTACCGGTTTGTTTCTGTGGATTTTTCCGGGTAATTATAATATTCCTGAAAGTGGTTATGCAACGCTTCAGGGGCTTTTTACGTTGGCGCCGTGGTTGTACCTGTTTTTGGTGCCCGCAATTACCATGCGTATGTTCGCCGACGAAAAACGTAGTGGAACCATCGAAATTCTGCTTACACGGCCACTGGCTGATTTTCAGATGGTGATGGCAAAATTCTTGGCCGGATTGGTGTTGGTTGTTTTTTCTTTGTTGCCCACTTTGTTGTATTTTTTGTCGGTTTATTGGTTGGGAAACCCGGTTGGAAGTATCGACACCGGTGCAACCTGGGGATCGTTTATGGGGCTGTTTTTTCTGGCAACTATATATGTGGCCATAGGTATTTTTGCCTCGTCGCTCACCGATAACCAAATTGTTTCCTTCATATTTGGGATGTCATTGTCGTTTATTTTTTACCTCGGTTTCGAGTTTGTGGCGTCAGCAGAAGTATCGTATCTGTTAGAGCAGTTGTTTTCATGGTTGAGCATTAACGATCATTACCTTTCCATTTCGCGAGGTGTGGTTGATATGCGAGACATCCTGTATTTTATCGGGATGGCCTTTTTGTTTTTGTATGGGACAACGCTGATTCTAAGAAAAGGCAAGCTCCGAACCACAAAAGCAAAAGTTCGTGCTGTTGTAATTCCCGTGGTTGTATTATTGGTGCTGGCGATTTCATCCAATTTTTTATACCGCATTGACCTAACGGCTGAAAAACGTTATTCCTTATCAGAGGTTAGTAAACAAATGGTGACAGGTTTGGAAGGTCCGGTAGAAGTGGAGTTGTATTTGACAGGTGAGTTAGAACCAGGATTAAGGAAAATACAAAACGAAGTACTGGAGAAAATCGCTGTTCTGAATGCATACAGTTCGGCTCCAATCCGGGTGCGTATGTTTAATCCTTATAGTATCGGGAATATCGATAAGCAGGAAGAATTGATTGACGATTTGGTAAATAAAGGTGTGCCACGTATTAGTTTCAGACATAAAACAGAACAGGGAATTGCTTCAAAATTTATCTTCCCCGGAGCAATTATTCGTTATCAGAATAAAGAACTGGCGGTGAATTTTCTAAAAAATAATCCGTATACCAGCTACGAAAACAACTTTAATCATTCGGTGGAAACCATCGAGTACGAGTTGGTAAATGCATTCCGAAAACTGATGCGCAAACAGAAGTCAGTGCTGGCATTCTTGCAAGGACACGATGAGGCTAATCAATACGAAGTGGCCGATATTGCGCGGGCACTTTCATCTGATTTTGAAATCGATATGATGGATGCAGTCGATCTTAAAGATTCGGACGTTGATATTTTGGTGATCGCAAATCCACAAAAACAATTTCCCGAAACTTCAAAAATAGCTCTCGATCAGTACCTGATGAAAGGCGGTAAGCTAATTTGGCTGATCGATCCGGTGCAGGTAAGTTTAGACAGTTTGAGCAAAGGATTTCAAACCTATTCATTTCCAAACGATTTGAATATAGGGGATCAGCTTTTTCGTTATGGCGTTCGTTTAAATTACGAATTGTTGCAGGATGTGAACTGTATTCAAATTCGTGTAAATACAGCCGCGCCGGGAAATCCGCCACGTTACACGGCAAATCCGTGGTATTATTCGCCACTGCTTACACCAAATGATGATCATCCTATTAGCCGAAATCTGAACTGGGTAAAAACAGAATTTGTTTCGTCGCTCGATACGGTTTCATCCAATTCTACAATCAGTAAAGAGGTAATTCTGAGTACTTCGCCATATGCGCGCCGAATAAAGGCTCCATCCTCGGTAAGTCTGGCAAACATTAATAATCCACCTGCACGCGAGTTGTTTACGCAGTCGAATATTCCGGTTGGTGTTTTATTGGAAGGTGTTTTTACATCAAATTACAAAAACCGCATGGTGGAAACCTATGGTTATTCTTCGGCCGATATAATTACGGAAAGTCAGCCAACACAAATGATCGTGATTGCCGACGGCGGAATGATAACCAATAAAGTGAATTATTCTACCAATCCACCTAAAATTCAGGAACTTGGCTTTGATGAAGTATCAGGGCAGGTTTTCGGTAATAAGGAATTTCTGATTAATGCCATTTCATACCTCGATGACAAACAAGGGATTATGCAACTGCGCGGCCGATCATTAAAAATGCGCTTACTCGACAAAGTAAAACTACGCGAAGAAGCTGCCTTTTGGAAATGGCTCAATGTATTGCTGCCGCTGCTTTTAGTCATCGTTTTCGCACTGGTTTACAATCTTGTTCGCAAGTACAGGTACAATCGTTCATAA
- the surE gene encoding 5'/3'-nucleotidase SurE, whose protein sequence is MQKDDSEKPLILVTNDDGIHAKGLRELVEVMQFFGDVVVISSEISMSGKACGITVDQPLRAIPVENIHGVPTYKCNGTPVDSVKLSFNSLLQRTPDYVVSGINHGSNSSISVIYSGTMGAAIEGGLHGVPSIGFSLEDYSSDADFSKAKLIVARVFQNVIENGIPAFTCLNVNIPKGKPEGIKVCRQAHGKWMEEFEKRTDPHGREYHWLSGYFQNLDEVAEDTDVFALKNNFATVVPVRVDMTCYKTMEQIKLWKF, encoded by the coding sequence ATGCAAAAAGACGATTCTGAAAAACCGTTAATATTGGTTACAAACGACGATGGAATTCATGCAAAAGGACTGCGAGAACTGGTGGAGGTAATGCAGTTTTTTGGTGATGTTGTGGTCATTTCTTCCGAGATTTCTATGTCGGGGAAAGCATGTGGAATCACGGTTGATCAACCGCTGCGGGCAATACCTGTAGAAAATATACATGGTGTGCCAACCTATAAATGTAACGGTACTCCGGTTGACAGTGTAAAGCTTAGTTTTAACAGTCTTCTCCAGCGAACTCCCGACTATGTGGTTTCAGGAATTAACCACGGTTCCAATTCATCGATAAGTGTTATTTACAGCGGAACAATGGGAGCTGCCATTGAAGGTGGTTTGCATGGTGTACCGTCTATTGGTTTTTCGCTGGAAGATTACAGTTCAGATGCTGATTTTTCGAAAGCCAAATTGATTGTGGCTCGTGTTTTTCAGAATGTTATTGAAAATGGTATTCCCGCATTTACCTGTTTAAATGTGAATATTCCGAAAGGAAAACCCGAAGGCATTAAAGTGTGCCGGCAGGCGCACGGAAAATGGATGGAAGAGTTTGAAAAAAGAACCGATCCACATGGACGGGAATATCACTGGCTTTCCGGTTATTTTCAGAATCTTGATGAAGTAGCGGAAGACACCGATGTTTTTGCGCTGAAAAATAATTTTGCAACGGTGGTTCCCGTTCGGGTTGATATGACTTGCTATAAAACCATGGAGCAAATTAAGTTGTGGAAGTTTTAA